From a region of the Mytilus galloprovincialis chromosome 3, xbMytGall1.hap1.1, whole genome shotgun sequence genome:
- the LOC143069489 gene encoding uncharacterized protein LOC143069489 isoform X6 gives MANEASAELFLDILTKEEREALLNKKMEEIRKKNDALRKRHEEIQKDKKVAASLSKPLPTDLSGSNSPTKEKQTYPNDRKYTDNIDQPRKNNKPAGRGKPRPKSGGDFNHVQNSGDDEYRFRQDTPKRFSFGENDRPQDFRFGEHDDRDASPEHKHFNNDRRGGGNRRNFRGRGSRGGRGGSNDHYKENRSDDFNRQDSWNSNEDYHDKREFRKSGDFSHRQDSRGRGRGRNDYNRQDSRSSGEDFYDKRDFRNSGEFSRQDSRGRGGGNQYNRQGSNGNRYSGEFKRNSYHDNREQFDDSEFDQPRKRPHGGAQDYHDDRPEGPPPDPSYNFLSDRSREGMQHKQQERSDRREPPRRHPKNFGGQDFSNVKNQMKNVKERQNRNGPPKSKFEMTVTMTGKERREYFEWKADRDRVDNARIERQKSSSGEWKREWDKEKFESDEAKQTEPAKRPAGRIGSGRFDRGEMDERHKGTASPEEAPRVSSEKGRQRPETPTKSRGEPSPRGRGNRHPDTPPRMAAGRGRGRGRGKAKSANEAKPQRVRSTSSGDDRVVNCDSDLLVIKLDNTPGDNSVEVEYSDGETPVRKSSTVKQKRGEATGTATHGAQTEELWWDEDDDLTMSLIQDGLEGDDVLEHRPLFDDGEHKGDEDTRDLVVGEDEDEWEDCDDDSFYSTEKSQNSTDSREGYHGNQLTVNTQLNPDAPEFTPTSPLSSPNSRSPREKRLKTKHGQNGQRSKAEEQNKSSSKKDEDKKAGQKSKTGQHVSDNETAKDQKGTEKKKEGCEKNGLDTTDQKVSEDTSGQEAKDGTDQKVRNDTEVSKGQNDLQEGGKVEVDSSKETDSLIKSKEDLRTSSSNDDDKNQKAHSETASKGGDNTSAEGVVTKEVETSGSVSGEDNTTKQESVKDASKSEGDSEDTTLVGDKDTTSVGVKDTTEVDVKDTTEVGVKDTTEDNVKDTTVVVSKDTAKVVSEDTTEVVSKDTLEVGATDTKEVDAEDTKTSDDSSSGAGTMEQMADTKTSDDSSSGAGTMEQMADKETNEDTVNDKILEESSKDDQKEPDQ, from the exons ATGGCTAATGAG GCTTCTGCAGAGTTGTTCCTTGATATCCTGACCAAGGAGGAAAGGGAAGCATTACTGAATAAAAAGATGgaagaaataagaaaaaagaatgaTGCCTTAAGAAAAAGACATGAG GAAATACAAAAAGACAAGAAAGTAGCAGCTTCATTGTCCAAGCCATTGCCAACTGATCTCTCCGGCAGTAACTCACCTACGAAAGAAAAACAG ACATATCCAAATGACAGAAAATATACAGATAATATTGACCAGCCCAGGAAAAATAATAAACCTGCTGGAAGAGGGAAGCCACGCCCTAAATCAGGGGGAGATTTCAATCATGTTCAG AATTCTGGAGACGATGAGTATAGATTTAGACAGGACACACCTAAAAGATTTAGTTTTGGGGAAAATGATAGACCACAAGATTTCCGATTCGGAGAACATGATGACAGAGATGCTAGTCCTGAACATAAACATTTCAATAACGACAGACGAGGAGGTGGAAATCGTAGAAACTTTCGCGGTCGTGGATCAAGGGGAGGAAGGGGTGGCAGTAATGATCATTACAAAGAGAACAGATCTGATGATTTTAACAGGCAGGACTCTTGGAACAGTAATGAGGATTATCATGATAAAAGGGAATTTCGTAAAAGTGGTGATTTTAGCCACAGACAAGATTCTCGAGGTCGGGGACGAGGGAGAAATGACTACAACAGGCAGGATTCTAGGAGTAGTGGTGAAGATTTCTATGACAAACGTGACTTTCGTAACAGTGGTGAATTTAGCAGACAGGACTCGAGAGGTAGAGGTGGTGGGAACCAGTACAATAGACAGGGATCTAATGGGAACAGATACAGTGGGGAGTTTAAGAGGAACAGCTACCACGATAACAGGGAACAGTTTGATGATTCAGAATTTGATCAACCAAGGAAAAGACCACATGGTGGGGCACAGGATTATCATGACGATAGACCTGAA GGACCTCCTCCAGATCCTTCCTACAACTTTTTGTCAGACAGATCAAGGGAGGGAATGCAGCATAAACAACAAGAAAGATCAGATAGGAGAGAACCTCCTAGAAGACACCCCAAAAATTTTGGTGGTCAGGATTTTAGCAATGTGAagaatcaaatgaaaaatgtcAAAGAAAGACAG AATAGAAATGGACCTCCTAAATCAAAGTTTGAAATGACCGTCACTATGACAGGTAAAGAAAGACGAGAGTATTTTGAATGGAAAGCTGACAGAGATCGTGTAGATAATGCAAGGATAGAAAGACAAAAATCTTCTTCTGGAGAATGGAAACGAGAATGGGATAAAGAAAAATTTGA atccgATGAAGCGAAACAAACAGAACCAGCAAAAAGACCAG CTGGTCGTATTGGAAGTGGTCGATTTGACCGAGGTGAGATGGACGAGCGACATAAAGGTACAG CTTCACCAGAAGAGGCTCCTAGGGTAAGTTCAGAAAAGGGACGTCAACGACCAGAAACACCGACGAAGTCACGAGGAGAGCCATCACCCAGAGGACGAGGAAACAGACATCCTGATACCCCACCAAGAATGGCTGCTGGGCGTGGCAGAGGCAGGGGAAGGGGTAAAGCCAAGTCTGCCAATGAAGCTAAACCCCAGAGAGTAAGGTCAACATCTTCAGGTGATGATCGTGTGGTCAATTGTGATTCAGACTTACTGGTCATCAAATTAGATAATACACCTGGAGATAACAGTGTTGAGGTGGAATATTCTGATGGTGAAACCCCAGTGAGGAAATCTTCAACCGTTAAACAGAAAAGGGGCGAAGCAACTGGTACAGCTACTCACGGAGCTCAGACAGAAGAGTTATGGTGGGATGAGGATGATGATTTAACGATGAGTTTGATTCAGGATGGTTTGGAGGGGGATGATGTCCTGGAACACAGACCTCTCTTTGATGATGGGGAGCACAAGGGGGATGAAGATACACGAGATCTTGTTGTTGGTGAAGATGAGGATGAGTGGGAGGATTGTGACGATGACTCATTCTACTCAACAGAAAAGAGTCAGAATTCAACAGATTCAAGGGAAGGTTACCATGGTAATCAATTGACAGTTAATACTCAGCTCAATCCAGATGCACCAGAATTTACACCTACATCTCCATTATCATCACCCAATTCAAGGTCACCCAGAGAAAAACGCTTAAAAACAAAACATGGACAAAATGGTCAGAGATCAAAGGCAGAGGAACAAAACAAAAGTAGCTCCAAGAAAGATGAGGATAAAAAGGCGGGACAAAAGTCTAAAACAGGTCAGCATGTTTCAGATAATGAAACAGCTAAAGACCAAAAGGGAACAGAAAAGAAAAAGGAAGGTTGTGAAAAAAATGGTCTAGACACCACTGACCAAAAGGTCAGTGAAGACACTAGTGGTCAGGAGGCCAAAGATGGAACTGATCAAAAGGTTAGGAATGACACAGAAGTGTCAAAAGGACAAAATGACCTCCAGGAAGGAGGCAAAGTTGAAGTGGATAGTTCAAAAGAAACTGATTCACTTATAAAATCCAAGGAGGATTTAAGAACTTCATCAAGTAATGATGATGATAAGAATCAAAAAGCCCATTCAGAAACTGCCAGTAAAGGCGGAGACAACACCTCTGCAGAGGGTGTTGTAACAAAAGAGGTAGAAACCTCTGGATCTGTTAGTGGTGAAGATAATACCACTAAGCAGGAAAGTGTTAAAGACGCTTCCAAATCAGAAGGTGATTCTGAGGACACCACATTAGTTGGTGACAAAGACACTACATCAGTTGGTGTCAAGGATACCACAGAAGTTGATGTCAAGGACACCACAGAAGTTGGTGTCAAGGATACCACAGAAGATAATGTCAAGGACACCACAGTAGTTGTTTCTAAGGACACAGCAAAAGTTGTTTCTGAGGACACTACAGAAGTTGTTTCTAAAGATACTTTAGAAGTTGGTGCCACAGACACCAAAGAAGTTGATGCAGAGGACACAAAGACCAGTGATGACAGCAGTTCAGGAGCTGGCACCATGGAGCAGATGGCCGACACAAAGACCAGTGATGACAGCAGTTCAGGAGCTGGCACCATGGAGCAGATGGCCGACAAAGAGACTAATGAAGACACTGTCAATGATAAAATTTTAGAAG
- the LOC143069489 gene encoding uncharacterized protein LOC143069489 isoform X5 translates to MANEASAELFLDILTKEEREALLNKKMEEIRKKNDALRKRHEEIQKDKKVAASLSKPLPTDLSGSNSPTKEKQTYPNDRKYTDNIDQPRKNNKPAGRGKPRPKSGGDFNHVQDMHITRNSESRNVQLKDDSNRFQNSGDDEYRFRQDTPKRFSFGENDRPQDFRFGEHDDRDASPEHKHFNNDRRGGGNRRNFRGRGSRGGRGGSNDHYKENRSDDFNRQDSWNSNEDYHDKREFRKSGDFSHRQDSRGRGRGRNDYNRQDSRSSGEDFYDKRDFRNSGEFSRQDSRGRGGGNQYNRQGSNGNRYSGEFKRNSYHDNREQFDDSEFDQPRKRPHGGAQDYHDDRPEGPPPDPSYNFLSDRSREGMQHKQQERSDRREPPRRHPKNFGGQDFSNVKNQMKNVKERQNRNGPPKSKFEMTVTMTGKERREYFEWKADRDRVDNARIERQKSSSGEWKREWDKEKFESDEAKQTEPAKRPASPEEAPRVSSEKGRQRPETPTKSRGEPSPRGRGNRHPDTPPRMAAGRGRGRGRGKAKSANEAKPQRVRSTSSGDDRVVNCDSDLLVIKLDNTPGDNSVEVEYSDGETPVRKSSTVKQKRGEATGTATHGAQTEELWWDEDDDLTMSLIQDGLEGDDVLEHRPLFDDGEHKGDEDTRDLVVGEDEDEWEDCDDDSFYSTEKSQNSTDSREGYHGNQLTVNTQLNPDAPEFTPTSPLSSPNSRSPREKRLKTKHGQNGQRSKAEEQNKSSSKKDEDKKAGQKSKTGQHVSDNETAKDQKGTEKKKEGCEKNGLDTTDQKVSEDTSGQEAKDGTDQKVRNDTEVSKGQNDLQEGGKVEVDSSKETDSLIKSKEDLRTSSSNDDDKNQKAHSETASKGGDNTSAEGVVTKEVETSGSVSGEDNTTKQESVKDASKSEGDSEDTTLVGDKDTTSVGVKDTTEVDVKDTTEVGVKDTTEDNVKDTTVVVSKDTAKVVSEDTTEVVSKDTLEVGATDTKEVDAEDTKTSDDSSSGAGTMEQMADTKTSDDSSSGAGTMEQMADKETNEDTVNDKILEESSKDDQKEPDQ, encoded by the exons ATGGCTAATGAG GCTTCTGCAGAGTTGTTCCTTGATATCCTGACCAAGGAGGAAAGGGAAGCATTACTGAATAAAAAGATGgaagaaataagaaaaaagaatgaTGCCTTAAGAAAAAGACATGAG GAAATACAAAAAGACAAGAAAGTAGCAGCTTCATTGTCCAAGCCATTGCCAACTGATCTCTCCGGCAGTAACTCACCTACGAAAGAAAAACAG ACATATCCAAATGACAGAAAATATACAGATAATATTGACCAGCCCAGGAAAAATAATAAACCTGCTGGAAGAGGGAAGCCACGCCCTAAATCAGGGGGAGATTTCAATCATGTTCAG GATATGCATATAACTAGAAATTCTGAGTCCAGAAATGTGCAGCTAAAGGATGATAGTAATCGATTTCAGAATTCTGGAGACGATGAGTATAGATTTAGACAGGACACACCTAAAAGATTTAGTTTTGGGGAAAATGATAGACCACAAGATTTCCGATTCGGAGAACATGATGACAGAGATGCTAGTCCTGAACATAAACATTTCAATAACGACAGACGAGGAGGTGGAAATCGTAGAAACTTTCGCGGTCGTGGATCAAGGGGAGGAAGGGGTGGCAGTAATGATCATTACAAAGAGAACAGATCTGATGATTTTAACAGGCAGGACTCTTGGAACAGTAATGAGGATTATCATGATAAAAGGGAATTTCGTAAAAGTGGTGATTTTAGCCACAGACAAGATTCTCGAGGTCGGGGACGAGGGAGAAATGACTACAACAGGCAGGATTCTAGGAGTAGTGGTGAAGATTTCTATGACAAACGTGACTTTCGTAACAGTGGTGAATTTAGCAGACAGGACTCGAGAGGTAGAGGTGGTGGGAACCAGTACAATAGACAGGGATCTAATGGGAACAGATACAGTGGGGAGTTTAAGAGGAACAGCTACCACGATAACAGGGAACAGTTTGATGATTCAGAATTTGATCAACCAAGGAAAAGACCACATGGTGGGGCACAGGATTATCATGACGATAGACCTGAA GGACCTCCTCCAGATCCTTCCTACAACTTTTTGTCAGACAGATCAAGGGAGGGAATGCAGCATAAACAACAAGAAAGATCAGATAGGAGAGAACCTCCTAGAAGACACCCCAAAAATTTTGGTGGTCAGGATTTTAGCAATGTGAagaatcaaatgaaaaatgtcAAAGAAAGACAG AATAGAAATGGACCTCCTAAATCAAAGTTTGAAATGACCGTCACTATGACAGGTAAAGAAAGACGAGAGTATTTTGAATGGAAAGCTGACAGAGATCGTGTAGATAATGCAAGGATAGAAAGACAAAAATCTTCTTCTGGAGAATGGAAACGAGAATGGGATAAAGAAAAATTTGA atccgATGAAGCGAAACAAACAGAACCAGCAAAAAGACCAG CTTCACCAGAAGAGGCTCCTAGGGTAAGTTCAGAAAAGGGACGTCAACGACCAGAAACACCGACGAAGTCACGAGGAGAGCCATCACCCAGAGGACGAGGAAACAGACATCCTGATACCCCACCAAGAATGGCTGCTGGGCGTGGCAGAGGCAGGGGAAGGGGTAAAGCCAAGTCTGCCAATGAAGCTAAACCCCAGAGAGTAAGGTCAACATCTTCAGGTGATGATCGTGTGGTCAATTGTGATTCAGACTTACTGGTCATCAAATTAGATAATACACCTGGAGATAACAGTGTTGAGGTGGAATATTCTGATGGTGAAACCCCAGTGAGGAAATCTTCAACCGTTAAACAGAAAAGGGGCGAAGCAACTGGTACAGCTACTCACGGAGCTCAGACAGAAGAGTTATGGTGGGATGAGGATGATGATTTAACGATGAGTTTGATTCAGGATGGTTTGGAGGGGGATGATGTCCTGGAACACAGACCTCTCTTTGATGATGGGGAGCACAAGGGGGATGAAGATACACGAGATCTTGTTGTTGGTGAAGATGAGGATGAGTGGGAGGATTGTGACGATGACTCATTCTACTCAACAGAAAAGAGTCAGAATTCAACAGATTCAAGGGAAGGTTACCATGGTAATCAATTGACAGTTAATACTCAGCTCAATCCAGATGCACCAGAATTTACACCTACATCTCCATTATCATCACCCAATTCAAGGTCACCCAGAGAAAAACGCTTAAAAACAAAACATGGACAAAATGGTCAGAGATCAAAGGCAGAGGAACAAAACAAAAGTAGCTCCAAGAAAGATGAGGATAAAAAGGCGGGACAAAAGTCTAAAACAGGTCAGCATGTTTCAGATAATGAAACAGCTAAAGACCAAAAGGGAACAGAAAAGAAAAAGGAAGGTTGTGAAAAAAATGGTCTAGACACCACTGACCAAAAGGTCAGTGAAGACACTAGTGGTCAGGAGGCCAAAGATGGAACTGATCAAAAGGTTAGGAATGACACAGAAGTGTCAAAAGGACAAAATGACCTCCAGGAAGGAGGCAAAGTTGAAGTGGATAGTTCAAAAGAAACTGATTCACTTATAAAATCCAAGGAGGATTTAAGAACTTCATCAAGTAATGATGATGATAAGAATCAAAAAGCCCATTCAGAAACTGCCAGTAAAGGCGGAGACAACACCTCTGCAGAGGGTGTTGTAACAAAAGAGGTAGAAACCTCTGGATCTGTTAGTGGTGAAGATAATACCACTAAGCAGGAAAGTGTTAAAGACGCTTCCAAATCAGAAGGTGATTCTGAGGACACCACATTAGTTGGTGACAAAGACACTACATCAGTTGGTGTCAAGGATACCACAGAAGTTGATGTCAAGGACACCACAGAAGTTGGTGTCAAGGATACCACAGAAGATAATGTCAAGGACACCACAGTAGTTGTTTCTAAGGACACAGCAAAAGTTGTTTCTGAGGACACTACAGAAGTTGTTTCTAAAGATACTTTAGAAGTTGGTGCCACAGACACCAAAGAAGTTGATGCAGAGGACACAAAGACCAGTGATGACAGCAGTTCAGGAGCTGGCACCATGGAGCAGATGGCCGACACAAAGACCAGTGATGACAGCAGTTCAGGAGCTGGCACCATGGAGCAGATGGCCGACAAAGAGACTAATGAAGACACTGTCAATGATAAAATTTTAGAAG
- the LOC143069489 gene encoding uncharacterized protein LOC143069489 isoform X7, whose translation MANEASAELFLDILTKEEREALLNKKMEEIRKKNDALRKRHEEIQKDKKVAASLSKPLPTDLSGSNSPTKEKQTYPNDRKYTDNIDQPRKNNKPAGRGKPRPKSGGDFNHVQGPPPDPSYNFLSDRSREGMQHKQQERSDRREPPRRHPKNFGGQDFSNVKNQMKNVKERQNRNGPPKSKFEMTVTMTGKERREYFEWKADRDRVDNARIERQKSSSGEWKREWDKEKFESDEAKQTEPAKRPAGRIGSGRFDRGEMDERHKGTASPEEAPRVSSEKGRQRPETPTKSRGEPSPRGRGNRHPDTPPRMAAGRGRGRGRGKAKSANEAKPQRVRSTSSGDDRVVNCDSDLLVIKLDNTPGDNSVEVEYSDGETPVRKSSTVKQKRGEATGTATHGAQTEELWWDEDDDLTMSLIQDGLEGDDVLEHRPLFDDGEHKGDEDTRDLVVGEDEDEWEDCDDDSFYSTEKSQNSTDSREGYHGNQLTVNTQLNPDAPEFTPTSPLSSPNSRSPREKRLKTKHGQNGQRSKAEEQNKSSSKKDEDKKAGQKSKTGQHVSDNETAKDQKGTEKKKEGCEKNGLDTTDQKVSEDTSGQEAKDGTDQKVRNDTEVSKGQNDLQEGGKVEVDSSKETDSLIKSKEDLRTSSSNDDDKNQKAHSETASKGGDNTSAEGVVTKEVETSGSVSGEDNTTKQESVKDASKSEGDSEDTTLVGDKDTTSVGVKDTTEVDVKDTTEVGVKDTTEDNVKDTTVVVSKDTAKVVSEDTTEVVSKDTLEVGATDTKEVDAEDTKTSDDSSSGAGTMEQMADTKTSDDSSSGAGTMEQMADKETNEDTVNDKILEESSKDDQKEPDQ comes from the exons ATGGCTAATGAG GCTTCTGCAGAGTTGTTCCTTGATATCCTGACCAAGGAGGAAAGGGAAGCATTACTGAATAAAAAGATGgaagaaataagaaaaaagaatgaTGCCTTAAGAAAAAGACATGAG GAAATACAAAAAGACAAGAAAGTAGCAGCTTCATTGTCCAAGCCATTGCCAACTGATCTCTCCGGCAGTAACTCACCTACGAAAGAAAAACAG ACATATCCAAATGACAGAAAATATACAGATAATATTGACCAGCCCAGGAAAAATAATAAACCTGCTGGAAGAGGGAAGCCACGCCCTAAATCAGGGGGAGATTTCAATCATGTTCAG GGACCTCCTCCAGATCCTTCCTACAACTTTTTGTCAGACAGATCAAGGGAGGGAATGCAGCATAAACAACAAGAAAGATCAGATAGGAGAGAACCTCCTAGAAGACACCCCAAAAATTTTGGTGGTCAGGATTTTAGCAATGTGAagaatcaaatgaaaaatgtcAAAGAAAGACAG AATAGAAATGGACCTCCTAAATCAAAGTTTGAAATGACCGTCACTATGACAGGTAAAGAAAGACGAGAGTATTTTGAATGGAAAGCTGACAGAGATCGTGTAGATAATGCAAGGATAGAAAGACAAAAATCTTCTTCTGGAGAATGGAAACGAGAATGGGATAAAGAAAAATTTGA atccgATGAAGCGAAACAAACAGAACCAGCAAAAAGACCAG CTGGTCGTATTGGAAGTGGTCGATTTGACCGAGGTGAGATGGACGAGCGACATAAAGGTACAG CTTCACCAGAAGAGGCTCCTAGGGTAAGTTCAGAAAAGGGACGTCAACGACCAGAAACACCGACGAAGTCACGAGGAGAGCCATCACCCAGAGGACGAGGAAACAGACATCCTGATACCCCACCAAGAATGGCTGCTGGGCGTGGCAGAGGCAGGGGAAGGGGTAAAGCCAAGTCTGCCAATGAAGCTAAACCCCAGAGAGTAAGGTCAACATCTTCAGGTGATGATCGTGTGGTCAATTGTGATTCAGACTTACTGGTCATCAAATTAGATAATACACCTGGAGATAACAGTGTTGAGGTGGAATATTCTGATGGTGAAACCCCAGTGAGGAAATCTTCAACCGTTAAACAGAAAAGGGGCGAAGCAACTGGTACAGCTACTCACGGAGCTCAGACAGAAGAGTTATGGTGGGATGAGGATGATGATTTAACGATGAGTTTGATTCAGGATGGTTTGGAGGGGGATGATGTCCTGGAACACAGACCTCTCTTTGATGATGGGGAGCACAAGGGGGATGAAGATACACGAGATCTTGTTGTTGGTGAAGATGAGGATGAGTGGGAGGATTGTGACGATGACTCATTCTACTCAACAGAAAAGAGTCAGAATTCAACAGATTCAAGGGAAGGTTACCATGGTAATCAATTGACAGTTAATACTCAGCTCAATCCAGATGCACCAGAATTTACACCTACATCTCCATTATCATCACCCAATTCAAGGTCACCCAGAGAAAAACGCTTAAAAACAAAACATGGACAAAATGGTCAGAGATCAAAGGCAGAGGAACAAAACAAAAGTAGCTCCAAGAAAGATGAGGATAAAAAGGCGGGACAAAAGTCTAAAACAGGTCAGCATGTTTCAGATAATGAAACAGCTAAAGACCAAAAGGGAACAGAAAAGAAAAAGGAAGGTTGTGAAAAAAATGGTCTAGACACCACTGACCAAAAGGTCAGTGAAGACACTAGTGGTCAGGAGGCCAAAGATGGAACTGATCAAAAGGTTAGGAATGACACAGAAGTGTCAAAAGGACAAAATGACCTCCAGGAAGGAGGCAAAGTTGAAGTGGATAGTTCAAAAGAAACTGATTCACTTATAAAATCCAAGGAGGATTTAAGAACTTCATCAAGTAATGATGATGATAAGAATCAAAAAGCCCATTCAGAAACTGCCAGTAAAGGCGGAGACAACACCTCTGCAGAGGGTGTTGTAACAAAAGAGGTAGAAACCTCTGGATCTGTTAGTGGTGAAGATAATACCACTAAGCAGGAAAGTGTTAAAGACGCTTCCAAATCAGAAGGTGATTCTGAGGACACCACATTAGTTGGTGACAAAGACACTACATCAGTTGGTGTCAAGGATACCACAGAAGTTGATGTCAAGGACACCACAGAAGTTGGTGTCAAGGATACCACAGAAGATAATGTCAAGGACACCACAGTAGTTGTTTCTAAGGACACAGCAAAAGTTGTTTCTGAGGACACTACAGAAGTTGTTTCTAAAGATACTTTAGAAGTTGGTGCCACAGACACCAAAGAAGTTGATGCAGAGGACACAAAGACCAGTGATGACAGCAGTTCAGGAGCTGGCACCATGGAGCAGATGGCCGACACAAAGACCAGTGATGACAGCAGTTCAGGAGCTGGCACCATGGAGCAGATGGCCGACAAAGAGACTAATGAAGACACTGTCAATGATAAAATTTTAGAAG